The region GCCGGAAGGCGACCGGGTCCTTGCCGAGGCTGCGGGCGATCTCGTCGACCATGATCTCCTCGACGGTGCGGCTCGTCCCGGAGTCCACCGACCGCCAGGCGCCCAGCGGGATCGCCGCCAGCGCCACATCGCCCGAATCCCCGGACAGCCGCCCGAAGTTGTACAGCCCACTGTCGCTGGGCAGCGGGCCCGCCGCCGCGCGTCCCGTCCGCGCGGCCAGGGATGTCACACCGCCCTGCGCGGCGAGGCCCTCGCCCTCCCACGACTCGCTCACCGAGGACGTCGCGTGGACGAAGGCCACCACCCGGCCGCCCTTGTGGCTCGCTCTGATCCGGTGGTGGGTGGCCGGGCGCATCCTGCCGTGCCGCAGGTCGTCGCCACGGCTCCACATCAGTTTGACCGGCCGGCGGGCCGCCTTGGAGACGAGGGCGGCCTCGATCGCGAAGTCGTGGTTCAGCCGCCGCCCGAACGAGCCGCCGCCCCGCATGACATGGACCTTGACCTTCGACGCCGGGAGTCCGACCGCGGAGGCGATGGCGTCACGGGCGTCCATCGGCGTCTGGGTGGAGAACCACAGTTCGGCGCGGTCCGCGCGGACGTCCGCCACCGTGGTCAGCACCTCCATCGGGGCATGGCTGACGAACGCGAACTCGAACTCCCCGGTCACCTGCGTCGATCCGCTCGGCGCGGCGCCCAGCGGCGGGACGGCGGCGCGCAGCCGGGCTCTGACGGCCGGGTCGGACAGCGCGGCCAGCGGGCCGGGCGCCCAGGTGATCCGCAGGGCGTCCCGGGCCTGGAAGGCGTGGTGGAAGGTGTCCGCGACCACGGCGACTCCGCCCGCGACCCGCACGACGGCGCGGACGCCCGGCATGGCGCGGGCGGGCCGGTCCTCGACCGCGCGGATCTTCCCGCCGAGCGTCGGCGGCCTGGCCACCACGGTCGGTTTCGCGTCGGCCACCTTCAGGTCACCGGCGTACTGGGCCCGGCCGGTGATGATGTCCCGGGCGTCGATCCGGGTCGTCGGCTTCCCGATCACCTTGTGCCGCGAGGGCGGTTTGGGCTTGCTGGACACCGCCGGCCGGGTGACCTTCGCGGCGGCGGCGGTCAGTGACCCGAAGGTGGCCGTACGCCCGTCCGGTGCGACCACCATGGTGTTCCGGGTCCGCAGCGTGCGGGCGGGCAGGCGCCACTGCCGGGCGGCGGCGGTCACCAGCCGGGCGCGCGCGGTGGCGGCCAGGGCCCGGGCAGGTCCGTACAGGGAGCTGACCGAGTTCGAACCGCCGGTGAACTGGCTGCCCTTGGTGCGGGCGTCGGCGAGCGGGATGTCGACGTCCGACAGGCGGGCGTCCAGTTCCTCGGCGATCATCATGGCGACCGCGGTGGTGACCCCCTGGCCCACCTCGACGCGCGGCAGCCGGACGACCACCCGGTTCGCCGCGGTGACCTCCAGGACCAGCATCTCGTCGTCGTCACCGGTCACGACGACGCCGGGCCGGGCGCTCGCGTCCGCCGCCCGGGGTTCGGCGCCCTCCGCCGAGGACGTGTCGCAGCCGATCGGCGCGGCCACGGTGAGGGTGGTCGCGGCCAGCGTGTAGACCATGAACCTCCGACGGGACCACTGCCGCTCCATCGCCACCCCTGCCGATTCCTGTCGGTTCATACCGCCGCCCGCCTGTTTCCGGCGGTCCGTCGCCGAACCCGCTGTCGGTGCGTCTCCTGTGTAGGAGGGGGAAGGCGGCTTCGTGGTTGCGTCTCAGCACCGGATGACGGAACGAAGCGCGGGCCGGGAGTGGTCCCGGCCCGCGCTTCGTTCCGTCATCCCGTCATGTCAGCCGAGCAGCTTGCTCGCCAGGGTCGCGGCGTTGTACGAACCCCAGCCGGTGGTGAAGTCCCAGCCGGTGGCGGCGGAGTAGGCGCCGTTGCTGCCACTGGTGATGTCGTGGAAGCCGGTGCCGCTCGCCGTGTACAGGGCGGGGTTGGCGAAGCCGAGATTGGCCTTGCCGGCCGCCTTGGCCTGCTGGTTGTAGAGCGCGGCGAACGCCGCCCACTCGGGCGCCGCGGCGCTGGTGCCGCCGACCGTGCCCCACGAAC is a window of Streptomyces sp. B21-083 DNA encoding:
- a CDS encoding xanthine dehydrogenase family protein molybdopterin-binding subunit codes for the protein MVYTLAATTLTVAAPIGCDTSSAEGAEPRAADASARPGVVVTGDDDEMLVLEVTAANRVVVRLPRVEVGQGVTTAVAMMIAEELDARLSDVDIPLADARTKGSQFTGGSNSVSSLYGPARALAATARARLVTAAARQWRLPARTLRTRNTMVVAPDGRTATFGSLTAAAAKVTRPAVSSKPKPPSRHKVIGKPTTRIDARDIITGRAQYAGDLKVADAKPTVVARPPTLGGKIRAVEDRPARAMPGVRAVVRVAGGVAVVADTFHHAFQARDALRITWAPGPLAALSDPAVRARLRAAVPPLGAAPSGSTQVTGEFEFAFVSHAPMEVLTTVADVRADRAELWFSTQTPMDARDAIASAVGLPASKVKVHVMRGGGSFGRRLNHDFAIEAALVSKAARRPVKLMWSRGDDLRHGRMRPATHHRIRASHKGGRVVAFVHATSSVSESWEGEGLAAQGGVTSLAARTGRAAAGPLPSDSGLYNFGRLSGDSGDVALAAIPLGAWRSVDSGTSRTVEEIMVDEIARSLGKDPVAFRRTTLRNKTVRAVLDKAASAGSWGRTMPAGHGQGMAVHEEYGSCVACLIEIDATDPKNPRVTRAVMAADVGTAVNPRGLEAQLMGATTDGISTVLRAGLHIDRGAIREGSFDDFRYARQRHAPLHFEAHIMPSTGEPGGAGELGVPAAAGAVANAYARATGSKPRRFPLTF